One region of Flavobacterium pisciphilum genomic DNA includes:
- a CDS encoding SulP family inorganic anion transporter, with amino-acid sequence MKQYFNLFDFRQKVDYKTEILAGLTVAMTMIPESLSFAILAGFPPLVGLYAAFIMGLITAVFGGRPGMVSGGAGATVIVLIALMKSHGLEYVFAAVALAGVLQILVGLFKWGKFIRLVPQPVMYGFVNGLAVVIFMSQLKQFKTVVNGESVWLSGSPMFIMLGLVALTVAIVIVFPKITKAIPASLVAIIVVFGLVLGFGIETKTVADIASISGGFPSFHLPNINFNLETLQLIFPYSLIMASVGLTEGLLTLNLVDELTGTKGNGNRECIAQGSANIVNGFFFGMGGCPMIAQTLVNISAGSRARLSGIIASLTILVIILFGAPVIEKLPMAALVGVMFMVAIGTFEWASFRIINKMPKHDIFVGIVVAVITIFMHNLALAVLIGVIISALVFAWESAKRIRAREYIDDNGVKHYEIFGPLFFGSTMAFIEKFDVNDDPNEIIIDFKESKIVDMSAIDAVNKITERYAKANKTVRLYHLSEDCRLLLKNAAIIVDILEDPTYKVTTD; translated from the coding sequence ATGAAGCAGTATTTTAATTTATTTGACTTTAGACAAAAAGTAGATTATAAAACAGAAATCTTGGCTGGTTTAACTGTGGCTATGACTATGATTCCTGAATCACTTTCGTTTGCTATTTTAGCTGGTTTTCCGCCATTGGTTGGTTTGTATGCTGCATTTATCATGGGATTGATCACGGCTGTTTTTGGTGGACGTCCCGGAATGGTTTCGGGTGGAGCTGGAGCTACGGTAATTGTATTGATTGCTTTAATGAAATCGCATGGTTTGGAATATGTTTTTGCTGCTGTAGCTTTGGCTGGAGTTTTGCAAATTTTGGTTGGTTTATTTAAGTGGGGGAAATTTATTCGGTTGGTTCCTCAGCCTGTAATGTATGGTTTTGTAAATGGTTTGGCTGTTGTGATTTTTATGTCGCAATTAAAACAATTTAAAACTGTTGTTAATGGAGAGTCTGTTTGGCTTTCGGGAAGCCCAATGTTTATTATGTTAGGATTGGTTGCTTTGACTGTAGCAATTGTAATTGTGTTTCCTAAAATCACCAAGGCTATTCCTGCTTCATTGGTAGCGATTATTGTTGTATTTGGTTTGGTTCTTGGTTTTGGGATTGAAACAAAAACGGTGGCTGATATTGCTTCTATAAGTGGTGGTTTTCCTTCTTTTCATTTGCCAAATATTAATTTTAATCTAGAAACGCTTCAATTAATTTTTCCATATTCTTTAATTATGGCTTCTGTTGGTTTGACTGAAGGCTTACTAACATTAAATCTAGTTGATGAGTTAACTGGAACTAAAGGAAATGGCAATCGCGAATGTATCGCTCAGGGAAGTGCTAATATTGTAAATGGTTTTTTCTTTGGAATGGGTGGGTGCCCTATGATTGCACAAACGTTGGTAAATATTTCGGCTGGTTCTAGAGCGCGTTTGTCTGGTATTATTGCTTCGTTGACTATTCTTGTTATTATTTTATTTGGAGCTCCTGTAATTGAGAAATTACCCATGGCTGCTTTGGTTGGTGTTATGTTTATGGTTGCAATAGGCACATTTGAATGGGCTAGTTTCCGAATTATTAATAAAATGCCTAAGCATGATATTTTTGTTGGAATTGTCGTAGCTGTGATTACTATTTTTATGCATAATCTGGCTTTGGCAGTTTTAATAGGTGTTATTATTTCGGCATTGGTTTTTGCTTGGGAAAGTGCTAAACGTATTCGTGCTAGAGAATATATTGATGATAATGGAGTAAAACATTACGAGATTTTTGGCCCTCTTTTTTTTGGTTCTACTATGGCATTTATAGAAAAATTTGATGTTAATGATGATCCTAATGAAATAATTATAGATTTTAAAGAAAGTAAGATTGTTGATATGAGTGCTATTGATGCTGTAAATAAAATTACTGAGCGCTATGCCAAGGCAAATAAAACGGTTCGTCTATATCATTTAAGTGAAGATTGTAGGTTACTGCTTAAAAACGCTGCTATTATTGTTGATATTCTAGAAGATCCCACTTATAAAGTTACTACTGATTAA